The genomic segment GTAGACTATGAATCCTTATCCTCCGGAGAAGTGACGGCAAATGATCTGCTCACACTCCTCAAAACATTTTCTCATGCCAAAGAGAAGACAGTTAGCATACGCGAATCAAAATCCTTTGTACTAGATGGGGAGCAAGCATTCTTAGAAGCAGAATCGATCAGCATTGGTCCAGAACATACATTCAAGTGGCAAAACATGCCACCAAAATCGGATAGAGAGAATTTAAAGGCCAGCTTTCAGTCGTTAAATGGAAACGATTTACAATTCAAAACTGCATCCGAGCACTATGATTTTCTTCAGATCCAATTTGAATCAGATACGATCCAAAAGAACAAATTGTATTATCGACCTATCTTTTCAGAAGGAGGAAAAGAGATATACATCCTTCCTCCTCTCATCAACCAATCGCCTACTCTACCGAAAGAACCTCTCGGTTTTGAACGATATGGTATTTTTTTATATCATGAGGAGACCAAATGACAATGAAAGAGGTGCGCACTCGATTTGCCCCTTCCCCTTCCGGTTTTTTACATGTTGGTGGAGCAAGAACTGCTCTCTTCAACTATTTGTACGCAAAGGCTACGGGGGGAAAGTTTTTACTCCGCGTTGAAGATACGGATCGGGATCGATCAACAGAAGCTTCGTTCCAAATTATATTAGAATCCTTAAAATGGTTAGGCATGGATTGGGATGAGGGACCAGGAGTGGGTGGACCGAATGGCCCCTACACACAATCCGAAAGACTTCCGATCTACCAAGAACACACTGATCGTTTGATCAAAGAAAACAAAGCCTACCGTTGCTTTTGTACACCGGAAGAATTGGAAAACAAAAAGAAACAGGCTGAGTCTATGGGGATTCCTTATCTCTACGATGGGAAATGTAGCAACCTCTCTGAAGCAGAAATCCAAGAAAAGTTAAGTGCAAAACAAGCCTATACTGTTCGATTCCGAATCCCAAATAAAATTGTCATCGTTGATGACATCATCCAAGGCAAAGTCAAATTCGAATCCAAATTGATAGGTGACTTCATCATCGTAAAATCCGATGGTTTTCCATCATATAACTATGCGGTTGTGATTGATGATGCTCTCATGAGCATTACACATGTGATCCGAGGAGTGGGACATCTCTCCAATACCCCAAGGCAAATTCTCATTGGCGAAGCCTTCGGTTTTCCGATACCACAGTTCGCACACGTTAGTGAAATCGTCGGTGCCGATGGGAAAAAACTCTCAAAACGGGCAGGCGCAACTTCCGTTCTTGCATTCAGAGACTTGGGTTACCTTCCGGAGACTATGCGAAACTATATGGCACTTCTCGGATGGACATCGCCTGATGGAAGAGAGTTTTTGCCTGATGAGGAGCTTTGTAAACTCTTTGATATTGCTCGCTGTTCTAAATCACCAGCCACCTTTGATGTTTTCAAAAAGTTAAAAGAAGAAGAAAAAGAGTCTGTCGACTTCAATAAGTTAGATGCAAATGGATTAGCTGAATACCTCAATCCAAAATCTAAACTCAATTGGATGTCCAATAAATTGATACGTGACATACCTATTGCTCGACTCGGAAAAGAAATGGTTCCTTTCTTACAAGAATCTAAAATTCCCAATGAGTATAAATCTGGCGAACATCCAAAACTATTGGAAATTTTGGATAAGGTACGTGTATATCTGGACAGATTGTTACAAGCACCACCTTACATTGAAGAATTCTTTTTGGAAGATATCCAATTTGAGAATGAGGAAGCCAAAAACCTTGTCTTGGAAGGAAACGGAAAGCTCGTAGCCAAAGGTTTTTACGAAGTTATCAAGAATGCCAATGCGGTGTCAGCTGATGATTTTTCTGCGGCCTTCAAAACCGTGGGGGAAAAGACAGGCGAAAAAGGAAAAACTCTCTTTATGCCCATCCGCTCTATAACCACCGGAAAGTCCCATGGATTGGAATTACCCATTTTGTTTTCTCTCTTAGGGAAGGAACAATTGGTAAAGAGAATGGATAAACTTGCAACACAGTTGCAAATAGACCTCTAAAGAGACAATATTTTTTAGAAAAACCCCGAATTTCTACGTAAGGAGAGATTTTTGTCTTTTTTTCTCTCCTTTTTTTCGTATACTTTGCAATAAAGGAGTCCTACCAAGAAATTTAATGGGAATCATCGAAGACACGAGCCTACTTTTGACTCCTTCGCAAGGCTCCTATGCTATGTTCCTCCCTCCCGATATGGCTTCTGTGAAGCTCTTCCGCCGAGAACTCCGCAAGACTCTCAGAGACAACCAATTCAATGACAACAACATCATGCAAATTGAACTTGCTGCCGATGAAGCACTTACCAATTCCATTGCAGCCAATGTTTGCAATGACTGTGATGAAACCATTATTTGTCGCTGGCGCATCGTAGGCTCCAAATTCACTCTTTATGTTTTGGATTATGGCTCCGGTCTACGAAACGATGAGCCTATGCAGGACAACGACCCAGAATTACTCCGTACCAATAACGCCCTTTGTTTTACAAACTTCATAGAAAACATACGCACCTACCAAAACAAAAGACCCAAGGCTCTTCCCTACAATGGAACAGACCAAAAACATAAGAATGTGGGAAAAGGCTTGAAAATAATCAATGCCATGATGGACTCCGTTAAAGTAATGTTTCACGGAGAAGGTGTGGTGGGAGAAGTACCCCAAGGCTTTAAAGTCATGGGTTCAATACTTGCTCTTGAATACGATCGCACCAAACATCTATAATTGATCCTACATGTAAACACCTCTCGAGAGTGGAGAGGCGGCGAACAACAGTTATACTACCTTTCTTCTGGATTAAAGTCTGCTGAGATCCCCCAACTTGTAGTCGGCATTCCCAATTCACCTCTTGAAGAAAGGTGCCAACAAGATGGAATTCCTTTCTACGGTTTGGAAATGCGGGGAGAATGGGACTTTAAAGCAGCGAAGCAAATTCGGAACCTATGTAAATCCCAAGAGGCAAAACTCATCCATGCACATACGGGACATGCGCACACTTTGTCCTTATTAGCAAAGCGAAACCACCTGAAGATTCCTTTAATTGTTTCCCGTAGAGTAGATTTTAAACCTGCGACCAACTTCTTTTCACGGTGGAAATACAAACATAAGGCGATCGATTATTTTCTACCTGTCTCCATGAAAATCAGATCAATCATGGCTGAGGCGGGCATTAGTCCTGAGAAATTAATCACCGTTTACTCTGGTATCGATACAAAACGATTTCATAAACTCCCATCGGCCGATGCATTGAGAGAAGAGTTTGGCATTTCCAAAAAAACATCGGTGATTGGTAATATTGCTGCACTCGTTGACCACAAGGACCAAGAAACACTGATTAGGGCAATCTCATTGGTAAAAACAGATATCCCTTTTAAGGTAATTATCGTTGGCGAAGGTAAACTTGAAAAAAGATTAAAATCTTTGAGTAGCGAACTTGGACTCAATGAGAAGGTAATATTTACAGGTTACCGAACAGAGATTCCAGAATTTTTATCCCTTTTCGATATCTTTACTTTAACATCAAAAGAAGAAGGATTGGGTACATCCGTACTGGATGCGATGGCAAGTGGACTGCCGGTTGTAGCTACCAGAGGCGGTGGAATTGCGGAAATGTTAACTGAGGGCAAAGGGGCGCTTCTCTCCGATGTTGGTGATGTGGAACATTTAGCAAAGTCTTATGAAAGTTTACTCCAATCCGAGTCTTTGCGTGACGAGTTTGGAGCATTTAACAAAAATTCTGTGAAACGATTTACCTACCAAAACACTGTAGAAAAAACCAAACTCATCTACTTCTCACTGCTCGGAAATACCATTCATGGGCTTGGGCAAAAATGAACCGTCTTCTCATCATCGATGGCCATGCCCTCGCGTTTAGAGCATACTTTGCTTTTGCCGCCTCCCAACTAAAAAATTCATTAACGGGAGCGCCCAGTGGTGCTGTTTTTGGATTCTGGCGTATGCTCTTTAAACTGCTACAAGATGAAAAAGTATCGCATATTGCCTTCACTTTTGATCCTGGCACCAGACTCCAAAGGAATGATCTCTACGAACCGTATAAGGCGCAGAGAAAGCCAATGCCAGAGGATTTAAAGCCTCAATTAAGAGAAATTTATGAAATGATATCACAACTCGGATTTCCCATGTACAAAATGGACGGAATTGAAGCAGATGATATCATTGGATCACTTTGTAAAAAATTTAAGAAGGAATTCGATCAAATCGTTATCCTCTCTTCCGATAAAGATCTCTATCAAATTCTTGATTCCAACATACACATGTTACGCGGCAAAAAAGGTGTTTCAGAGTTTGAGCATATTGATCCGGAATGGGTAAAGACAAACATTGGCATCACCAAAGAACAGGTGCCAGATTACATGGGATTGGTTGGCGATACCTCAGATAATATACCTGGCGTAAAAGGTGTGGGAGAAAAAGGTGCTTCCACCCTAATCCAAGAATTTGGGAACCTTGAGACTATCTATAAAAAAATAGACCAAGTAAAAAACAAAGGTCTTGTAGATAAGCTTATTGCGGACAAGGAAAATGCCTTTCTCTCCAGAAAGTTAGCTACCATTGTTACCGATTTAAAACTCGAGATCAAAAAAAATGACTTAAAGTTACCAAATTATTTTGAAAAAGAAAAGGTCGATTATTTCAAAACAAAAGGTTATAACGTATTACATAGAGATTTAGCAAAGCAAGCGGGGATTCCGATCGAAGAATCAAAAGATGCACCTGCAAAAAAATCCAAAAAGAAAAAAGAAGATACCAACACAGATGAAATAAGCGACAAAGCTGATTCTCAAGAAATCAAATCACTCAGCAAAGAGCAAAACTACACAAGAATCAAAACCTTAGATGAATTAAAAAAATTAGTTAAAAAATTAGAAGATAAAAAAACGATCTGTATTGACACAGAGACAACATCTACTGATCCGATGTTAGCCGAACTTCTGGGCCTTTCTTTTTCCTTCCGAGCCAATGAAGCCTATTACATTGCACTTTCCCATCCCGATTCTATCTTTTCGCATACCTTGCCTAAGTGGGATGAAGTTAGACCTATCCTTCAACCAATTTTAGAATCCGAGTCCATAGCAAAGATTGGACAAAATATCAAATATGACCTGCTTGTTCTAAAGAACCATGGCATAGACTTAAAAGGTATCAGTTTTGATACAATGATTGCTTCTTATATCCTAAAACCGGGAGAGAGACGATACAACATGGATGATCTAGCTTTGGATTATCTAAATTATAAAACAATAAGTTATGAAGACTTAGTGGGTACGGGCAAAAAGAAGCAGAATCTGTATGATGTTAACCCGGATGATGTATCCAATTATGCCTGCGAGGATGCGGACATTACCTTTCAACTTTATGAAATCCTCTCGAAGAAAATCAAGGCCGAGGATAAAGCAAATATATATAATAAGATAGAACATCCTCTACTCTTTGTTCTAGCAAAGATGGAATCACAAGGAGTACTTGTACAAGCAGATTATTTTCAAAACTTATCCAAGATCTTCGATGAAAAGATAAAAGAACATCAGAAAAATATTCACTTCTATGCAGGAAGAGAATTCAATGTCAATTCAACCAAAGAATTACAGATTGTACTCTTCGAAGACTTGCGATTGCCAGCAGAAAAAAAGACCCAGACTGGTTTCTCTACAGATCATTCCGTACTTGAGTCTCTCATTGGCACACATCCGATCATCGATGATCTTTTAGCACTGAGAAAATTTGCAAAATTAAAATCAACCTACTCAGACTCTTTGCCAAGTTTGATCCATCCAAAATCTGGAAGGATACATACAAGCTACAACCAAACGATAGCCGCTACAGGTAGATTATCATCGACAAACCCAAATTTACAAAATATACCTATAAAAGATGAAGAAGGTAGATGGCTACGAAAGGGATTCATAGCCAGCAAAGGATTTGAAATCCTTTCTTTGGATTATAGCCAAATCGAATTGCGCATTATGGCTCATTTTTCAAAAGACAAACAAATGATAGATGCCTACCAAAAGGGCATTGACATACACCGAAGAACTGCGGCAGCTCTCTATTCGGTAAAAGAAGCGGATGTCACCTCAGAGATGAGAAACAAAGCCAAAATCATCAACTTCTCTGTGATATATGGAGTCACCTCCTTCGGACTTTCTAACCAATTGAAAGTTTCGAGAAAAGAAGCAAAGGAGTTCATTGATCGTTACTTTGCACAGTATACGGGAGTTTCTCGTTATATGGAAGAGATGGTAGATTTCTGTAAAGATAAAGGCTATGTCGAGACCTTATTAGGTAGAAAAAGGTTTCTACCAGATATCAACTCTAGCAATCGTATGGCGGTAGAACAAGCCAAACGAATCGCAATCAATTCTCCCATCCAAGGAACTTCTGCAGACATGATCAAAATTGCCATGATCAATATCCAAAAACGCATTGAAGAAGAAAACTGGACATCTAGAATTATATTACAAGTTCATGACGAGCTCGTCTTTGAAGTTCCGAAATCAGAAAAGAAAGAATTTTTTGACATGGCCAAGAAAGAGATGGAAACAGCCCTTCCACTCTCTGTGCCTATTACCGTAGAAGGTAAATTTGGATCCAACTGGGATGAGGCTCATTAAGTCTCTTATTTTAAAATTTACCGGAATGTCATAAGTCTGTAACCAAGGAGGATTATCTTGAAACCAAGAAAAAAGAAGGATAAATCCTCTATGAAAGCAAATACACCAATCGCCAAAAAAGAAAGAGTCCTCGAGGTTCGCCTCGCTGAAAATCAACTAGAGATCGAACGAGCTTTAGCTCTTCGCTATGATGTTTTCAACTTAGAAATGGGAGAAGGATTGCCTCAATCCTCAGCTACTCGCAAAGACAGAGATGAATATGATTTATATTGTAATCATCTTATCGTTATCGATAAATCGAGTGAAAATAAGATTGTTGGTACATACCGCATTTTAACTCGAAAAAATGCAAAAGAAGGAGTTGGTTTTTACAGCGAAAACGAATTTGATATCACTTCCATTTATAACTTACCTGACGAAATTGCAGAGGTTGGAAGAAGCTGTGTTCACCCTGATTATAGAGATGGATCTGTAATCTCATTATTGTGGCAAGGCCTTGCTGAATTTATGATCAAACAAAACGTACGCTATCTCATGGGTTGCGGGTCGATTCACTCTACAGATGCGGCAGTGGCATCACAATCCTATGCATTTTTAAAAGCAAAGGATGCAATTGCTCCAGAAGAATTTAGAGTTTTCCCAAATCCTGATTATGTTTTAAAAGGATTTGATAGCGAATTTAAAATCGAAGATTTAAAAGAAATTTCAAAAAATATACCTCCACTTTTGAAAGGTTATATGAGATTGGGTGCTAAAATATGTGGCTTTCCAGCGCTCGATTCGGTTTTTGGTACTACAGACGTGTTCATTCTCTTTGATAGAAAAGAAATTACCGAGAGATACGCAAAACACTATTTGAGTACATGATTGAACCAAAGGATATAGACTACCAACATCCTAGCCTTAAGGACCAAGTTCGTTTCTTTTTAGGAACACTTTTGTTGGTAAGTCTGATTTGCTTTGGCTATTGGTTTGGATTTCCTAAATATTGGCTGGGCTGGCTATCCTTTGCGATAGCCGCCTTTTCCGTAGCTGGCAATGATGCCGTCCAGACTGTTGGCACGTTTATCGAGAGCAAAAAATCGGTCCATTGGTTCCAAAAACTTACAGTCCTTGGTTCCTTACTGGTTATTGTTCATCTGTTCGCTTGGATCAGCGACCACGGCGAGATTCATTTCCAAAGATTAGAGAACATCCCAGAAACTCAAAACTTCAATCTCATACAACTTTTAGCACCTGTTATATTGGTTGTGATCACAAGGCTCCGCGCTCCTGTTTCCACCACTTTTCTTGTATTGGGCTTATTCGGTGGTCAAACAATAGAAAAAATGCTCACCAAATCCTTCTTTGGTTATGGTCTGGCCTTTTTGATTGCTATTTTTGTATGGGCCATACTTGCAAAACTAGACCCACATGAATACAACGAAGAGCATGTCCCAGAGCCAAAAGCAGAGTTGAAATGGTCGAGACTCCAATGGCTATCCACAATGTATCTTTGGATTGCTTGGCTTTTGCAAGACACAGCAAACATCGCTGTCTTTCTTCCGCGAAAACTCAGTGCCTTGGAATTTGTGTCTGCCATTACCGTCATTCTCCTAGCCTTACTAGTTATCTTTCGTACCAACGGCGGTACCATCCAAGAGGTTGTTTCAGAAAAATCCGACATCAAATGGTCCAAGGCAGCGACCATCGTTGATTTGGTCTATGGATCTATTTTATTTCTCTTCCAATACATGAGTTCCGTGCCGATGTCCACGACCTGGGTATTTTTGGGACTGCTAGCAGGTCGAGAGATCATTCTAAACGTTTTAACATACCGAGACCTGCCCTACCTCGATACCTTCCGAAAAGTAGCCAAAGACGTCTTCCTCGCAACCTTGGGACTACTCATCAGCCTATTTATCTTTTACCTTTCTTCTGTTCTCTACCCCGATTCCCAGAGTGCCCACAGTGCCTTCTTTCCTAGGAGCGAGGGCTACCAATTATCTCCCGAACGAAAGTAAAAATCCTTTACCTCCTATCCACTGTCACCAGACTGTCAGAGATGAGATTGATTCTCAGTCGTTTTAAAGGAGAAATACAATGTCCATAGCCTTAATGCTTCGCGAAGGCACCGCTGAAAAACACCAGGAGACAGAAAGAGTTCCCTACCTTCGGGCAATCTTCCGAGGTGGATTGGATCCGCAGACCTATGCCTACCAATTGGAAGCCTTCCATTCCATCTACCAAGTCATGGAAACTCTTTTTGATTCTCACAAATCGAATCCCGTACTATCCAAGGTCTATTACACAGAACTCTATAGAACCAAGGCCATCGAAGAGGATCTTTCATTCTTTGAAAAAAAGTTCAATACCAAAAGGCGAGGTTCCATCACCCCAAAAACAAAGGCCTACACGAGCCACATTGAAGAAGTAGCCAAAACAAAACCTTATCTCCTCAGTGCACAGTCTTACGTTCGTTATTTGGGTGATTTGTCAGGCGGACAGGCAATTAAAAAAGTAATCGCAAAAACCTTTCAACTAGAGGGCAATGAGGGCACTGCTTTTTATGAATTTCCAGCCATTCAGGACCACCAAGCATTTAAAGGAATCTACCGAAAGGCCTTGGACGAGCTAGATCTAGACGAGACTCAAAAAGGAGAACTTTTAGAAGAGGCAAAAGTTGTTTTCGATCTGAACAAAGATTTATTTATAGAACTAGAAGCAGATCTAAAACAAAACATCGGCAACGAAAGATTTTTAGCTTTGGTTCCATAGGATATAAGAGGCATTGAGCTTTCCCTTCACATTGGTAACACTAGTATTCCTTTCCATGGTACCTGTCACTATGCTTGTACCTGTGGTAAAGGATATTGTAAAAGACCGACTTCTAGGTACAAACTATGAAGTTGCCTACTTCACCAGTATTCCAATGTTGGGAAGCTTTTTGTTTGGCCCAGTTGCTGGTATACTTTCCGATAAATTCCAAAATAGAAAGTATTTGATTGCCTGTTTTTGTTTCATCGATGCATTCCTTTTCTATTCACTTACATTAGTTCATGACTTAAATGTATTTCTTTGGTTAAGATTTTTTGAAGGTGCGGCTCATATTTTCATCATCGGCCTTCTTTTAAGTTCTGCAGCCGACATTGAAAATGATCCATCAAACCAGCGTTATTATGGCAAAGGTGTATTGATGGGAGTCACGGGAATGTTTTTGTCCCTAGGAGGCGCCTTTGGTATGCCACTTGGTATTTTGGGACGCAAAAATCCACTCATTCCATTTTATGTTGGTTCGGCTATCTTAGTTTTCATAGGTTTAGCTAGTCTTTTATTGTTAAAGGATGGCAAGATCCACAAAGAGCGTAAGTTTAAATTCTCATTGCTGTTAGTGGCAGCTAAGGAAAACCCTTACTTGATCATACCATTTTTATTCAATTTCATTGATCGTTTCACTGTCGGTTTTTTTATGTCTTCGTTTAACATACATTTGCGCGAGAACCTAGGATTCAATGCTGGAATTTCAGGATTGTTTATGGGATTGGTTTTATTCCCTATGTCGCTCCTATCCTATCCCGCCGCGATATTATCTCGAAAAACAGGCATTTTGCCTTTAGTACTTGCTGGGTCTCTCTTTTATGGAATCTTTTTGGGCTTTGCTGGCACAACGAATGATTTTTGGCTTTTACTCACTTATCTAGTGTTATGTGGGATAGGGGCGGGAGTGATGTTTGTACCGTCCATGATGTTAGCAAGCCGAATGTCAAAACCTGGGCTCACGGCAACGACCATGGCGGCCTTTACTGGTGTAGGATCATTGGGTTTTATGTTTGGACCTCTAGCATCGGTCAATTTACAATCATATTTAGAATTTAAACTTGGTTCTCAATATTCTTTTCCTGTTCTTTCTTTTTCATTTGGGTTTTTAGAGATTCTACTCGTTCTTTTAACGGTTCCATTTTTTCATAAAATATTACAAAAAATGAAGAATCGGCAGTTGGAAAGGGAAGAGATATCACTTGCCAATTCTCCAAACTTATTTTAAAATAGAAACAAATCCAAAAAGAGGTGTCCATTGAAAAGATACATTCTCATTTCCCTTTGTTTGTTTTCTCTATTAACAGTTGTTGCTTGTTCTTCTGGAAATAAGGTAACTTCTACCAGCACAAAAATTCATCCGCATACTGCTCTCAGAAAACTTGAGATCGATATGATCAAGGTCGGTGACAATTTAGTAAAAACAGAAGCTGTTGTCGGTAAACCCACTGAAAAGAGTTCTGATCCATCCGGTACAGTAATGGTGTGGTACTTTGCTGAGGACCAAGAAGTTCCAGAACAATACTATACCCTAAAGGAAAAGCCAGAAAAACCTGAAACCTATAAGTTTCTAAAACTGACTTTTGATCCCAAAAACAAAATTACGGCAAAAGATTTTAAACTTTAATCCTCATCCTCTGATTCAGAGGGGGAAGCTGCAGGGAAAGGAAATCCTGGGAAACTGGTTTTTTCTTTCCCTTCTACGTCATCGTCATACAAATCTAAGGTGGTGAAACCCAACAGGAAGTCTGCGATTTCCCCCACGTTGATGCCAAACCTACCTCCGCCGTACAAACCGGCCACAAACTCAACATTCCATAAAAATCCATCGGGATAACCAAATGGCTTTTTATCTTCCTTAGGTAAATAGACCAAAAATTCTGTTTTGCCAGTTTGTTTCACTAGATCATATGTGAGTTCTCTTTGGAACTTAGCTTTCTTTCTCTTTTTTCTATCTTTTACTGGATCGTTCCAAAAGACAAAGTAGCGCATTTTGTAACTTTTTATATTCGAACGATCATCTTCTGTGAGTGGGATTTTTTTTTCATCTACCATCCAATTGCCTTTCTCATCTTTTATTGGCTCGCCTGAGTGGAAGCTTTCGCCTCCCAAAAAAGTATAGACTAACTGTTGTGAGTGGTAAGAACCGACTTTGCCTGATCGTAGACCCCAACCTCTACCTAAATCTTTTTTTCCTAGTTCGCTTTCTCCACCTAAAAAGAGCAAACCCACCGGAATAGGCCCTACTTTTACAGCAGCTCCATACATCGGTGTCTCAGCTCCGATTGTTACAGTATCAAACAAATCGTTTTTCCGATTTTTCCAATAACTTGCACATTGAGTGAGGAAGAGGAAAGATAAAAGAAGTGCCCAAAATTGCATTGTTTTCCAAGATTTAGGCTTTTCTACTTTTCGGAACCAAAAAAAATGAAGCTGGAAAAGAGAAATG from the Leptospira ryugenii genome contains:
- a CDS encoding LIC13411 family adhesin, with protein sequence MQFWALLLSFLFLTQCASYWKNRKNDLFDTVTIGAETPMYGAAVKVGPIPVGLLFLGGESELGKKDLGRGWGLRSGKVGSYHSQQLVYTFLGGESFHSGEPIKDEKGNWMVDEKKIPLTEDDRSNIKSYKMRYFVFWNDPVKDRKKRKKAKFQRELTYDLVKQTGKTEFLVYLPKEDKKPFGYPDGFLWNVEFVAGLYGGGRFGINVGEIADFLLGFTTLDLYDDDVEGKEKTSFPGFPFPAASPSESEDED
- a CDS encoding MFS transporter, with the protein product MSFPFTLVTLVFLSMVPVTMLVPVVKDIVKDRLLGTNYEVAYFTSIPMLGSFLFGPVAGILSDKFQNRKYLIACFCFIDAFLFYSLTLVHDLNVFLWLRFFEGAAHIFIIGLLLSSAADIENDPSNQRYYGKGVLMGVTGMFLSLGGAFGMPLGILGRKNPLIPFYVGSAILVFIGLASLLLLKDGKIHKERKFKFSLLLVAAKENPYLIIPFLFNFIDRFTVGFFMSSFNIHLRENLGFNAGISGLFMGLVLFPMSLLSYPAAILSRKTGILPLVLAGSLFYGIFLGFAGTTNDFWLLLTYLVLCGIGAGVMFVPSMMLASRMSKPGLTATTMAAFTGVGSLGFMFGPLASVNLQSYLEFKLGSQYSFPVLSFSFGFLEILLVLLTVPFFHKILQKMKNRQLEREEISLANSPNLF
- a CDS encoding LIC13410 family lipoprotein, giving the protein MKRYILISLCLFSLLTVVACSSGNKVTSTSTKIHPHTALRKLEIDMIKVGDNLVKTEAVVGKPTEKSSDPSGTVMVWYFAEDQEVPEQYYTLKEKPEKPETYKFLKLTFDPKNKITAKDFKL
- the gltX gene encoding glutamate--tRNA ligase; this translates as MKEVRTRFAPSPSGFLHVGGARTALFNYLYAKATGGKFLLRVEDTDRDRSTEASFQIILESLKWLGMDWDEGPGVGGPNGPYTQSERLPIYQEHTDRLIKENKAYRCFCTPEELENKKKQAESMGIPYLYDGKCSNLSEAEIQEKLSAKQAYTVRFRIPNKIVIVDDIIQGKVKFESKLIGDFIIVKSDGFPSYNYAVVIDDALMSITHVIRGVGHLSNTPRQILIGEAFGFPIPQFAHVSEIVGADGKKLSKRAGATSVLAFRDLGYLPETMRNYMALLGWTSPDGREFLPDEELCKLFDIARCSKSPATFDVFKKLKEEEKESVDFNKLDANGLAEYLNPKSKLNWMSNKLIRDIPIARLGKEMVPFLQESKIPNEYKSGEHPKLLEILDKVRVYLDRLLQAPPYIEEFFLEDIQFENEEAKNLVLEGNGKLVAKGFYEVIKNANAVSADDFSAAFKTVGEKTGEKGKTLFMPIRSITTGKSHGLELPILFSLLGKEQLVKRMDKLATQLQIDL
- a CDS encoding heme oxygenase (biliverdin-producing); the protein is MSIALMLREGTAEKHQETERVPYLRAIFRGGLDPQTYAYQLEAFHSIYQVMETLFDSHKSNPVLSKVYYTELYRTKAIEEDLSFFEKKFNTKRRGSITPKTKAYTSHIEEVAKTKPYLLSAQSYVRYLGDLSGGQAIKKVIAKTFQLEGNEGTAFYEFPAIQDHQAFKGIYRKALDELDLDETQKGELLEEAKVVFDLNKDLFIELEADLKQNIGNERFLALVP
- a CDS encoding ATP-binding protein gives rise to the protein MGIIEDTSLLLTPSQGSYAMFLPPDMASVKLFRRELRKTLRDNQFNDNNIMQIELAADEALTNSIAANVCNDCDETIICRWRIVGSKFTLYVLDYGSGLRNDEPMQDNDPELLRTNNALCFTNFIENIRTYQNKRPKALPYNGTDQKHKNVGKGLKIINAMMDSVKVMFHGEGVVGEVPQGFKVMGSILALEYDRTKHL
- the polA gene encoding DNA polymerase I; the encoded protein is MNRLLIIDGHALAFRAYFAFAASQLKNSLTGAPSGAVFGFWRMLFKLLQDEKVSHIAFTFDPGTRLQRNDLYEPYKAQRKPMPEDLKPQLREIYEMISQLGFPMYKMDGIEADDIIGSLCKKFKKEFDQIVILSSDKDLYQILDSNIHMLRGKKGVSEFEHIDPEWVKTNIGITKEQVPDYMGLVGDTSDNIPGVKGVGEKGASTLIQEFGNLETIYKKIDQVKNKGLVDKLIADKENAFLSRKLATIVTDLKLEIKKNDLKLPNYFEKEKVDYFKTKGYNVLHRDLAKQAGIPIEESKDAPAKKSKKKKEDTNTDEISDKADSQEIKSLSKEQNYTRIKTLDELKKLVKKLEDKKTICIDTETTSTDPMLAELLGLSFSFRANEAYYIALSHPDSIFSHTLPKWDEVRPILQPILESESIAKIGQNIKYDLLVLKNHGIDLKGISFDTMIASYILKPGERRYNMDDLALDYLNYKTISYEDLVGTGKKKQNLYDVNPDDVSNYACEDADITFQLYEILSKKIKAEDKANIYNKIEHPLLFVLAKMESQGVLVQADYFQNLSKIFDEKIKEHQKNIHFYAGREFNVNSTKELQIVLFEDLRLPAEKKTQTGFSTDHSVLESLIGTHPIIDDLLALRKFAKLKSTYSDSLPSLIHPKSGRIHTSYNQTIAATGRLSSTNPNLQNIPIKDEEGRWLRKGFIASKGFEILSLDYSQIELRIMAHFSKDKQMIDAYQKGIDIHRRTAAALYSVKEADVTSEMRNKAKIINFSVIYGVTSFGLSNQLKVSRKEAKEFIDRYFAQYTGVSRYMEEMVDFCKDKGYVETLLGRKRFLPDINSSNRMAVEQAKRIAINSPIQGTSADMIKIAMINIQKRIEEENWTSRIILQVHDELVFEVPKSEKKEFFDMAKKEMETALPLSVPITVEGKFGSNWDEAH
- a CDS encoding GNAT family N-acetyltransferase, with the protein product MKANTPIAKKERVLEVRLAENQLEIERALALRYDVFNLEMGEGLPQSSATRKDRDEYDLYCNHLIVIDKSSENKIVGTYRILTRKNAKEGVGFYSENEFDITSIYNLPDEIAEVGRSCVHPDYRDGSVISLLWQGLAEFMIKQNVRYLMGCGSIHSTDAAVASQSYAFLKAKDAIAPEEFRVFPNPDYVLKGFDSEFKIEDLKEISKNIPPLLKGYMRLGAKICGFPALDSVFGTTDVFILFDRKEITERYAKHYLST
- a CDS encoding glycosyltransferase, whose product is MILHVNTSREWRGGEQQLYYLSSGLKSAEIPQLVVGIPNSPLEERCQQDGIPFYGLEMRGEWDFKAAKQIRNLCKSQEAKLIHAHTGHAHTLSLLAKRNHLKIPLIVSRRVDFKPATNFFSRWKYKHKAIDYFLPVSMKIRSIMAEAGISPEKLITVYSGIDTKRFHKLPSADALREEFGISKKTSVIGNIAALVDHKDQETLIRAISLVKTDIPFKVIIVGEGKLEKRLKSLSSELGLNEKVIFTGYRTEIPEFLSLFDIFTLTSKEEGLGTSVLDAMASGLPVVATRGGGIAEMLTEGKGALLSDVGDVEHLAKSYESLLQSESLRDEFGAFNKNSVKRFTYQNTVEKTKLIYFSLLGNTIHGLGQK